From Arachis stenosperma cultivar V10309 chromosome 2, arast.V10309.gnm1.PFL2, whole genome shotgun sequence, one genomic window encodes:
- the LOC130960535 gene encoding thioredoxin H-type-like yields the protein MGLCLAKDQDKDDDSDHHVDMVSGNVQLITTKESWDQKLQESSKDHKILIANFSAAWCGPCKLIAPYYCELSEKYSSMIFLLVDVDELTDFSTSLDIRATPTFFFFRDGQQIDKLVGANKPELAKKVALFSTSFGSSIPNYQ from the exons ATGGGGCTTTGTTTAGCTAAG GATCAAGATAAAGATGATGATTCTGACCATCATGTGGACATGGTTTCTGGGAATGTGCAACTTATTACCACAAAAGAATCTTGGGACCAAAAGTTGCAAGAATCATCGAAGGATCACAAAATT CTGATTGCAAATTTCAGTGCTGCATGGTGTGGTCCGTGTAAGCTTATTGCACCATATTACTGTGAGTTGTCAGAGAAATACTCATCAATGATCTTCTTACTAGTTGATGTGGATGAACTAACT GATTTTAGTACTTCCTTGGACATCAGAGCCACACCaaccttcttcttttttagAGATGGACAACAAATTGATAAACTCGTAGGAGCCAACAAGCCAGAGTTGGCAAAGAAGGTTGCTTTGTTTTCTACTTCATTTGGTTCCTCAATACCAAATTACCAGTAG